The following coding sequences lie in one Alicyclobacillus curvatus genomic window:
- a CDS encoding amidohydrolase family protein produces the protein MIKNLIDIHVHFPANQPRPHRDVHPDVIAYQKELRVKWREQFKFGDPETVHPGDEIQEERWLEQLDMHQIQHINFVTGGGNENLSALVKRHPDKFTGFAHHDLSDDGAFEKLQYAVEELGLHGYKWFGPRMRKPFDAPELKPFWTYMADHKLPCLIHFGVLGGPGGVVYHPYINPLTITNVAQTYTDIPFVFPHFGAGYWQELLHLAWSAPNVHVDGSGSNDWIRWMPYPLTVESLFRKAYETIGPSRIVFGSDSSDFPRGFAKRYLDIQEAACHNIGMSRDDMKLVFGGNAARILKLRNAKEVVIE, from the coding sequence ATGATTAAAAACCTCATTGATATTCACGTGCACTTTCCGGCGAATCAGCCGCGTCCCCATCGCGACGTTCACCCAGACGTGATTGCCTACCAAAAAGAGCTTCGGGTGAAGTGGAGAGAACAGTTCAAATTCGGCGACCCTGAGACCGTTCACCCAGGCGACGAAATCCAGGAGGAGCGCTGGCTTGAACAACTCGACATGCATCAGATTCAACACATTAATTTTGTTACAGGCGGCGGCAATGAGAACTTATCCGCACTTGTAAAAAGGCATCCTGATAAGTTTACGGGCTTTGCTCACCACGACTTGTCTGATGATGGAGCGTTTGAGAAGCTGCAATATGCCGTCGAAGAGCTTGGGTTGCACGGATACAAGTGGTTTGGACCGAGAATGAGAAAACCATTTGACGCGCCAGAACTGAAACCTTTTTGGACGTATATGGCGGATCACAAGCTGCCTTGTCTGATTCACTTCGGCGTTCTCGGCGGACCGGGTGGGGTTGTGTATCATCCCTACATTAACCCTCTGACCATCACCAACGTCGCTCAAACCTACACTGACATTCCCTTTGTCTTTCCTCATTTCGGGGCTGGGTACTGGCAAGAGCTGCTGCACTTGGCGTGGTCTGCGCCGAACGTGCATGTGGACGGGTCCGGATCGAACGACTGGATCCGCTGGATGCCCTACCCGCTGACGGTCGAGAGCCTGTTTCGGAAAGCCTACGAGACAATTGGACCCAGTCGTATCGTCTTCGGTTCTGACTCCAGCGATTTTCCGAGAGGGTTCGCAAAGCGATATTTGGACATCCAGGAGGCTGCGTGTCACAATATTGGTATGTCGAGAGACGATATGAAGCTAGTCTTTGGCGGCAACGCTGCGAGAATCTTGAAACTACGAAACGCCAAAGAGGTCGTCATTGAGTAG